In a genomic window of Gossypium arboreum isolate Shixiya-1 chromosome 7, ASM2569848v2, whole genome shotgun sequence:
- the LOC108484892 gene encoding probable cysteine protease RD19B, giving the protein MAHRMAFPLFIVSHFLFVGLILAETFSAAASEVDPLIRQVTDVHDDGAEPQQLLTAAEHHFSLFKARFNKSYGSKAEHDYRFKVFRSNLRRAVRHQKLDPSATHGVTQFSDLTPGEFRKRFLGLNRRLRLPKDANQAPILPTNKLPEDFDWREKGAVTAVKNQGTCGSCWSFSTTGALEGANFLATGKLVSLSEQQLVDCDHECDPELAGSCDSGCNGGLMNTAFEYTLKAGGIMREEDYPYTATDRGRCKFDKSKIVAKVANFSVVSLDEDQIAANLVKNGPLAVGINSVFMQTYIGGVSCPFICSKHLDHGVLLVGYGSAGYSPIHLKDKPYWIIKNSWGENWGENGYYKICKGSNVCGVDSLVSTVVALNTKSQ; this is encoded by the coding sequence atggcTCATCGCATGGCGTTTCCCTTGTTTATTGTTTCGCACTTTTTATTCGTTGGTTTGATATTGGCGGAGACTTTCTCTGCCGCCGCATCGGAAGTTGATCCATTGATCAGGCAAGTAACGGACGTTCACGACGATGGAGCCGAGCCGCAGCAGCTCCTGACCGCAGCAGAGCATCACTTCTCGTTGTTCAAGGCTCGGTTCAATAAATCGTACGGGTCGAAGGCGGAGCACGATTACCGGTTCAAGGTTTTCCGGTCTAATCTAAGACGAGCGGTGCGTCATCAGAAGCTCGACCCGTCCGCCACTCACGGTGTGACTCAGTTCTCCGATTTGACTCCCGGCGAGTTTAGGAAAAGGTTTTTAGGGTTAAACAGGAGATTGAGACTGCCTAAAGATGCGAACCAGGCACCGATTTTACCTACCAATAAATTGCCTGAGGATTTCGATTGGAGAGAAAAAGGAGCTGTTACGGCCGTTAAAAATCAAGGTACATGCGGATCATGTTGGTCTTTTAGTACAACAGGAGCCTTGGAAGGTGCTAATTTTTTGGCAACTGGGAAACTCGTGAGCCTTAGTGAACAGCAGCTCGTAGATTGTGATCATGAGTGTGATCCAGAGTTAGCAGGTTCATGTGATTCAGGGTGCAATGGTGGTCTCATGAATACTGCTTTTGAGTATACACTCAAAGCTGGTGGAATCATGCGTGAGGAAGACTACCCTTACACTGCTACTGATCGTGGGCGGTGCAAATTTGACAAGTCCAAAATTGTTGCTAAGGTGGCCAATTTCAGTGTTGTTTCGCTTGATGAGGATCAAATTGCTGCTAATCTTGTGAAGAATGGTCCTCTTGCAGTGGGTATAAATTCAGTGTTCATGCAGACATATATTGGGGGAGTTTCTTGCCCATTCATCTGCTCCAAACACCTCGATCATGGAGTATTGTTGGTGGGGTATGGTTCAGCAGGCTATTCACCTATCCACTTGAAGGATAAACCATATTGGATAATTAAGAATTCATGGGGAGAAAACTGGGGTGAGAATGGATACTACAAAATCTGCAAGGGTAGCAATGTTTGTGGAGTTGATTCATTGGTATCCACTGTTGTTGCCCTTAACACCAAGTCTCAGTAG
- the LOC108484531 gene encoding uncharacterized protein LOC108484531 → MSTAVEMEQLTSGASNRIIPVLKTLRIPLIFIRSMILCLLVTLFPRRRHSQRVVAAVENSFAASPSAAKTARRRSVWRSEEEDTLRRRALAETLDMGFETGDGEIQCRWSASLFFRVRRNALFCRSWFPATDELKGILIIIHGLNEHSGRYVQFAKQLTSCNFGVYAMDWTGHGGSDGLHGYVPSLDDVVADTGAFLEKIKSENPGVPLFLFGHSTGGAVVLKAASYPYIEEMLEGIVMTAPALHVKPAHPVIAVLAPLFSLVVPKFQFKGANKRGIPVSRDPAAMLAKYSDPLVYTGPIRVRTGHEILCISSYLMRNFKFVTVPFFVLHGTADKVTDPLASQDLYNEAASKVKDIKLYEGLLHDLLFEPEREEIGQDIINWMETRLDSIAERTLVRKQ, encoded by the exons ATGTCAACGGCGGTGGAGATGGAGCAATTGACGTCGGGAGCAAGCAACCGGATAATCCCGGTCCTGAAAACCCTAAGAATCCCTCTTATTTTCATTCGATCAATGATATTGTGCCTCCTCGTCACCCTATTCCCTCGACGCCGGCACTCTCAGAGGGTGGTCGCTGCCGTTGAAAATTCATTTGCGGCATCCCCTTCGGCAGCTAAAACCGCAAGGCGGAGGTCGGTATGGAGGTCTGAAGAGGAGGACACCTTGAGAAGGAGAGCTTTGGCGGAGACTTTGGACATGGGGTTTGAAACAGGGGACGGAGAGATTCAGTGCCGGTGGAGCGCGTCTCTGTTCTTCCGGGTTCGAAGAAATGCTTTGTTTTGCCGGTCTTGGTTTCCGGCTACCGATGAATTAAA gggcattttgattATCATACACGGGCTGAATGAACACAG TGGAAGATACGTTCAATTTGCAAAGCAACTAACCTCTTGCAACTTTGGTGTATATGCCATGGACTGGACAG GTCATGGTGGAAGTGATGGATTGCATGGATATGTTCCTTCACTTGATGATGTGGTTGCGGATACT GGAGCTTTCTTGGAAAAAATAAAATCGGAAAACCCAGGTGTGCCTTTGTTCCTTTTTGGTCATTCTACTGGTGGTGCTGTGGTTTTAAAG GCAGCTTCGTATCCTTATATTGAAGAAATGCTGGAGGGAATTGTTATGACAGCTCCAGCTTTACATGTTAAGCCAGCACATCCCGTTATTGCG GTTCTTGCACCTCTTTTTTCTCTGGTTGTCCCCAAGTTCCAGTTTAAAGGTGCTAACAAGAGGGGCATCCCAGTTTCAAGGGACCCTGCCGCAATGTTGGCCAAGTACTCTGATCCTTTGGTGTACACTGGTCCAATAAGGGTCCGAACGGGGCATGAGATATTGTGCATTTCATCGTACTTAATGCGAAATTTCAAGTTCGTGACAGTCCCATTCTTTGTTCTACATGGAACTGCAGACAAAGTCACCGATCCTCTTGCTTCCCAGGATTTGTACAACGAAGCAGCCTCCAAGGTCAAAGACATAAAGCTTTACGAGGGCTTGTTGCACGACCTGCTCTTTGAACCAGAGCGTGAAGAGATAGGACAAGATATAATTAACTGGATGGAGACGAGATTAGATTCCATAGCCGAAAGAACACTGGTTCGAAAGCAATAG
- the LOC108485299 gene encoding lachrymatory-factor synthase-like, translated as MAEETQPKWKGKAMAVLKRSTPDQIWPFLEEFCNLDRLFPDIHTCYRVEGSPGQPGLVRHCIGQFGWANEKLLTIDPTNWSLSYQVLENNFGLNNYVATLKVLPTATMGDDGKPEGCEIEWSFITDPIQDMKLEDFVSYIDNTVQFMANKMEDALNAQMQRSGMS; from the coding sequence ATGGCCGAAGAAACACAGCCAAAATGGAAAGGGAAGGCCATGGCAGTGCTGAAACGCTCAACCCCAGATCAGATATGGCCATTCTTAGAGGAATTCTGCAACTTAGACAGGTTGTTTCCTGACATCCATACCTGTTATAGAGTGGAGGGAAGTCCAGGGCAGCCTGGCTTGGTCCGTCACTGTATAGGCCAGTTTGGATGGGCCAACGAGAAGCTTTTAACCATTGATCCCACCAATTGGTCCTTAAGCTACCAGGTCCTGGAAAATAACTTTGGGCTCAACAACTACGTTGCCACTCTCAAAGTCTTGCCGACGGCAACAATGGGGGATGATGGTAAGCCTGAAGGGTGCGAGATCGAGTGGTCGTTTATAACTGATCCGATTCAAGATATGAAATTGGAAGATTTTGTTTCTTATATTGATAACACTGTCCAATTCATGGCAAACAAAATGGAGGATGCCCTCAATGCTCAAATGCAGAGGTCTGGTATGTCTTGA
- the LOC108489479 gene encoding casein kinase 1-like protein HD16 isoform X1, with translation MPELRSRARRNRASVNPDLSPTPIDIVPQPDTNNKVTTRTRQRRTGQRRKREGAIVAVVDDNELNNNDDGHNNIVSGAGFETTPFGRKADEDIKKLRVLKEQVAEKKMNEYDSGGRSGDKGPGAEDDGNTAPLPEKVSVGGSPMYRIEKKLGKGGFGQVYVGRRIGATGPGALEVALKFEHRSSKGCNYGPPYEWQVYNALGGSHGVPRVHYKGRQGDYYVMVMDILGPSLWDVWNNNSHTMSIEMVACIAIEAISILEKMHSRGYVHGDVKPENFLLGLPGTPDEKKLFLVDLGLATKWRDSSSGQHVEYDQRPDVFRGTVRYASVHAHLGRTGSRRDDLESLAYTLIFLLRGRLPWQGYQGENKGFLVCKKKMATSPETLCCFCPAPFRQFVEYVVNLKFDEEPNYAKYISLFDGIVGPNPHIRPINTDGAQKLIYQVGQKRGRLTMEDEEDEQPKKKVRMGMPATQWISVYNARRPMKQRYHYNVADVRLPQHIEKGNEDGLFISSVASCSNLWALIMDAGTGFTAQVYELSPYFLHKEWIMEQWEKNYYISAIAGANNGSSLVVMSKGTQYLQQSYKVSDSFPFKWINKKWREGFYVTAMATAGSRWAIVMSRGAPFSDQVVELDFLYPSEGIHRRWDSGYRITSTAATWDQAAFVLSIPRRKPADETQETLRTSAFPSTHVKRLFYMWLKAFAKELQGDGPTFDLVQLQVHLSLIVSTVCFSFFRSETQTSTSSL, from the exons ATGCCTGAGCTGCGTAGCCGTGCTCGCAGAAATCGGGCCTCCGTTAACCCTGACTTGAGTCCAACCCCGATTGATATTGTTCCCCAACCCGACACCAATAACAAGGTCACCACACGAACTCGCCAGAGGAGAACCGGACAGAGAAGGAAACGAGAGGGCGCGATCGTCGCCGTCGTTGATGATAACGAGCTTAACAACAACGATGACGGACACAATAATATTGTGAGCGGTGCCGGTTTTGAAACAACGCCGTTTGGAAGAAAGGCAGACGAGGATATTAAAAAGCTTAGGGTTTTGAAAGAACAGGTTGCCGAAAAGAAGATGAACGAGTACGATAGTGGCGGCCGTAGCGGCGATAAGGGCCCTGGGGCTGAAGATGACGGAAACACAGCTCCGCTTCCTGAAAAG GTTTCGGTTGGCGGTTCCCCTATGTATAGAATTGAAAAGAAACTGGGGAAAGGAGGTTTTGGACAAGTTTATGTTGGTCGACGAATTGGAGCTACTGGTCCGGGAGCTCTAGAG GTAGCATTAAAATTTGAGCATAGAAGCAGCAAAGGATGTAATTATGGGCCACCATATGAGTGGCAAGTTTACAA TGCACTTGGTGGGAGCCATGGTGTCCCTCGAGTCCATTACAAGGGCCGGCAAGGTGACTACTATGTCATG GTTATGGATATCCTTGGACCTAGCTTATGGGATGTTTGGAATAACAACTCACACAC GATGTCTATCGAAATGGTTGCATGTATTGCCATTGAAGCCATATCAATCTTGGAGAAGATGCACTCCAGAgg ATATGTGCATGGGGATGTGAAACCTGAGAATTTCTTGCTTGGTCTTCCCGGAACTCCAGATGAGAAAAAACTTTTTCTTGTTGACCTTGGATTAG CTACCAAGTGGCGAGATAGTTCGAGTGGTCAACATGTTGAGTATGATCAACGTCCTGATGTTTTcag GGGAACTGTACGATATGCTAGTGTGCATGCTCATCTTGGTAGAACTGGTAGCAGGAGAGATGATCTGGAGTCTCTGGCTTACACACTTATTTTCCTCCTTCGTGGTCGGTTACCATGGCAAGGATATCAG GGTGAAAATAAAGGCTTTCTTGTTTGTAAGAAGAAGATGGCCACTTCTCCTGAAACTTTATGTTGCTTTTGCCCTGCACCTTTCAGACAGTTTGTTGAGTATGTTGTGAATTTGAAGTTTGACGAGGAACCAAATTATGCAAAATATATCTCTCTTTTTGATGGCATTGTTGGTCCAAATCCACATATTAGGCCAATAAATACTGATGGTGCTCAGAAG CTTATATATCAAGTAGGACAAAAGAGAGGACGGTTAACAATGGAAGACGAAGAGGATGAACAGCCAAAGAAAAAGGTTCGAATGGGTATGCCTGCAACTCAATGGATTAGTGTGTATAATGCTCGTAGGCCTATGAAGCAAAG ATATCACTATAATGTGGCAGATGTGAGGCTTCCTCAACATATCGAGAAAGGAAATGAAGATGGGTTATTTATAAGTAGTGTGGCTTCTTGTTCTAACCTATGGGCTCTTATTATGGATGCTGGCACTGGCTTCACTGCTCAAGTATATGAACTCTCTCCATACTTTCTTCATAAG GAATGGATTATGGAGCAGTGGGAGAAGAATTACTACATCAGTGCAATTGCAGGAGCTAATAATGGGAGCTCTTTAGTTGTAATGTCTAAAG GGACCCAGTATTTGCAGCAATCCTACAAAGTTAGTGATTCATTTCCCTTCAAATGGATCAACAAAAAATGGAGGGAGGGTTTTTATGTGACTGCCATGGCGACTGCTGGAAGCAGATGGGCAATTGTTATGTCGCGTGGTGCTCCATTTTCTGACCAG GTTGTAGAATTAGATTTTCTATATCCTAGTGAAGGTATTCATCGGAGGTGGGATAGTGGCTATCGCATCACTTCAACCGCTGCAACTTGGGATCAAGCTGCTTTTGTCCTTAGTATTCCAAGAAGAAAACCTGCAGATGAAACTCAAGAAACCCTTCGAACGTCTGCTTTTCCAAGCACACATGTAAAG AGGCTTTTTTATATGTGGCTAAAAGCTTTTGCAAAGGAACTGCAAGGAGACGGACCAACATTTGATTTG GTACAACTTCAAGTACACCTGTCTTTGATTGTTTCAACCGTCTGTTTTTCTTTCTTCCGAAGTG AAACACAAACATCCACCAGTTCCTTGTGA
- the LOC108489479 gene encoding casein kinase 1-like protein HD16 isoform X2, which translates to MPELRSRARRNRASVNPDLSPTPIDIVPQPDTNNKVTTRTRQRRTGQRRKREGAIVAVVDDNELNNNDDGHNNIVSGAGFETTPFGRKADEDIKKLRVLKEQVAEKKMNEYDSGGRSGDKGPGAEDDGNTAPLPEKVSVGGSPMYRIEKKLGKGGFGQVYVGRRIGATGPGALEVALKFEHRSSKGCNYGPPYEWQVYNALGGSHGVPRVHYKGRQGDYYVMVMDILGPSLWDVWNNNSHTMSIEMVACIAIEAISILEKMHSRGYVHGDVKPENFLLGLPGTPDEKKLFLVDLGLATKWRDSSSGQHVEYDQRPDVFRGTVRYASVHAHLGRTGSRRDDLESLAYTLIFLLRGRLPWQGYQGENKGFLVCKKKMATSPETLCCFCPAPFRQFVEYVVNLKFDEEPNYAKYISLFDGIVGPNPHIRPINTDGAQKLIYQVGQKRGRLTMEDEEDEQPKKKVRMGMPATQWISVYNARRPMKQRYHYNVADVRLPQHIEKGNEDGLFISSVASCSNLWALIMDAGTGFTAQVYELSPYFLHKEWIMEQWEKNYYISAIAGANNGSSLVVMSKGTQYLQQSYKVSDSFPFKWINKKWREGFYVTAMATAGSRWAIVMSRGAPFSDQVVELDFLYPSEGIHRRWDSGYRITSTAATWDQAAFVLSIPRRKPADETQETLRTSAFPSTHVKEKWAKNLYIASVCYGRTVS; encoded by the exons ATGCCTGAGCTGCGTAGCCGTGCTCGCAGAAATCGGGCCTCCGTTAACCCTGACTTGAGTCCAACCCCGATTGATATTGTTCCCCAACCCGACACCAATAACAAGGTCACCACACGAACTCGCCAGAGGAGAACCGGACAGAGAAGGAAACGAGAGGGCGCGATCGTCGCCGTCGTTGATGATAACGAGCTTAACAACAACGATGACGGACACAATAATATTGTGAGCGGTGCCGGTTTTGAAACAACGCCGTTTGGAAGAAAGGCAGACGAGGATATTAAAAAGCTTAGGGTTTTGAAAGAACAGGTTGCCGAAAAGAAGATGAACGAGTACGATAGTGGCGGCCGTAGCGGCGATAAGGGCCCTGGGGCTGAAGATGACGGAAACACAGCTCCGCTTCCTGAAAAG GTTTCGGTTGGCGGTTCCCCTATGTATAGAATTGAAAAGAAACTGGGGAAAGGAGGTTTTGGACAAGTTTATGTTGGTCGACGAATTGGAGCTACTGGTCCGGGAGCTCTAGAG GTAGCATTAAAATTTGAGCATAGAAGCAGCAAAGGATGTAATTATGGGCCACCATATGAGTGGCAAGTTTACAA TGCACTTGGTGGGAGCCATGGTGTCCCTCGAGTCCATTACAAGGGCCGGCAAGGTGACTACTATGTCATG GTTATGGATATCCTTGGACCTAGCTTATGGGATGTTTGGAATAACAACTCACACAC GATGTCTATCGAAATGGTTGCATGTATTGCCATTGAAGCCATATCAATCTTGGAGAAGATGCACTCCAGAgg ATATGTGCATGGGGATGTGAAACCTGAGAATTTCTTGCTTGGTCTTCCCGGAACTCCAGATGAGAAAAAACTTTTTCTTGTTGACCTTGGATTAG CTACCAAGTGGCGAGATAGTTCGAGTGGTCAACATGTTGAGTATGATCAACGTCCTGATGTTTTcag GGGAACTGTACGATATGCTAGTGTGCATGCTCATCTTGGTAGAACTGGTAGCAGGAGAGATGATCTGGAGTCTCTGGCTTACACACTTATTTTCCTCCTTCGTGGTCGGTTACCATGGCAAGGATATCAG GGTGAAAATAAAGGCTTTCTTGTTTGTAAGAAGAAGATGGCCACTTCTCCTGAAACTTTATGTTGCTTTTGCCCTGCACCTTTCAGACAGTTTGTTGAGTATGTTGTGAATTTGAAGTTTGACGAGGAACCAAATTATGCAAAATATATCTCTCTTTTTGATGGCATTGTTGGTCCAAATCCACATATTAGGCCAATAAATACTGATGGTGCTCAGAAG CTTATATATCAAGTAGGACAAAAGAGAGGACGGTTAACAATGGAAGACGAAGAGGATGAACAGCCAAAGAAAAAGGTTCGAATGGGTATGCCTGCAACTCAATGGATTAGTGTGTATAATGCTCGTAGGCCTATGAAGCAAAG ATATCACTATAATGTGGCAGATGTGAGGCTTCCTCAACATATCGAGAAAGGAAATGAAGATGGGTTATTTATAAGTAGTGTGGCTTCTTGTTCTAACCTATGGGCTCTTATTATGGATGCTGGCACTGGCTTCACTGCTCAAGTATATGAACTCTCTCCATACTTTCTTCATAAG GAATGGATTATGGAGCAGTGGGAGAAGAATTACTACATCAGTGCAATTGCAGGAGCTAATAATGGGAGCTCTTTAGTTGTAATGTCTAAAG GGACCCAGTATTTGCAGCAATCCTACAAAGTTAGTGATTCATTTCCCTTCAAATGGATCAACAAAAAATGGAGGGAGGGTTTTTATGTGACTGCCATGGCGACTGCTGGAAGCAGATGGGCAATTGTTATGTCGCGTGGTGCTCCATTTTCTGACCAG GTTGTAGAATTAGATTTTCTATATCCTAGTGAAGGTATTCATCGGAGGTGGGATAGTGGCTATCGCATCACTTCAACCGCTGCAACTTGGGATCAAGCTGCTTTTGTCCTTAGTATTCCAAGAAGAAAACCTGCAGATGAAACTCAAGAAACCCTTCGAACGTCTGCTTTTCCAAGCACACATGTAAAG GAGAAATGGGCAAAGAATCTCTATATTGCATCAGTTTGCTATGGTCGAACTGTTTCATGA